A single region of the Salipaludibacillus sp. LMS25 genome encodes:
- a CDS encoding HNH endonuclease signature motif containing protein yields the protein MKRPFLMFLILFVLSFSFSPSASFSKSIYEDLEDDEDYIKLLEESNLTGFIIEEEINLNKIDLQLEKLEQDIEKLSTLNGQEQDIYEHLKDIDFHEIIEEEVEILEEQLVIKRDLLDSIEESYDENSELTIDDLEFPSISDKYDTTELLDVEVSVYVVDLDSESESEEFDVYELSDYVEEIDQTESSTALFFDKLFGVQKAHASNKGLGVFTVVHSSFVGNPNTKKADFVQAVKVTKESGNLRPKHYTVTFNNRIKTSKTGNWTNNKKTYSSVKKNREVTNISRVSSTRFRQATVNVKGHYKGGETKTVSKSNTTYLYNKKGVRYPSYKDPISKKVMTIPSSAVWPEVPKPDRTKRQGRSKYTKWYDSTYKPLIWREYEVHHIKPLAYGGSNDKRNLIPLKRSYHRSVVTPWWNAY from the coding sequence ATGAAGAGACCATTTTTGATGTTTTTAATATTGTTTGTATTAAGCTTTTCTTTTTCACCAAGCGCAAGTTTTTCTAAGTCAATTTATGAAGATTTAGAAGATGATGAAGATTATATAAAGTTATTGGAAGAATCCAATCTTACTGGATTTATTATTGAGGAAGAAATTAATTTAAATAAGATTGATTTGCAACTAGAGAAATTAGAGCAAGATATAGAAAAATTGAGTACTTTAAATGGCCAAGAACAAGACATTTATGAACACCTAAAAGATATTGACTTTCATGAAATCATTGAAGAGGAAGTTGAAATTTTAGAAGAGCAACTCGTAATTAAAAGAGATTTACTAGATTCAATCGAGGAATCTTATGATGAAAATTCTGAGTTGACAATAGATGACTTAGAGTTTCCATCTATTAGTGATAAGTATGATACAACAGAATTACTTGATGTGGAAGTATCGGTATATGTTGTAGACTTAGACAGCGAAAGTGAAAGTGAAGAATTTGATGTTTATGAATTATCTGATTACGTAGAAGAGATAGATCAAACAGAAAGTAGTACAGCATTATTTTTTGATAAATTATTTGGAGTACAAAAAGCCCATGCCTCTAATAAAGGTTTAGGAGTATTTACTGTTGTCCACTCTAGCTTTGTAGGGAACCCCAATACAAAAAAGGCTGATTTTGTACAAGCTGTAAAGGTAACGAAAGAATCTGGCAACCTAAGACCTAAACATTATACAGTGACATTTAATAATAGGATCAAAACGTCAAAGACTGGTAATTGGACAAATAATAAGAAAACATACTCTAGCGTGAAGAAAAACAGGGAAGTAACAAATATTAGTAGAGTAAGTTCTACTAGGTTTAGACAAGCTACTGTAAATGTTAAGGGTCATTACAAAGGGGGAGAAACAAAAACAGTATCAAAATCTAACACAACTTATTTATATAACAAAAAAGGTGTGCGCTATCCATCATATAAAGATCCGATATCTAAAAAGGTCATGACAATCCCATCTTCAGCGGTATGGCCAGAAGTACCAAAACCTGATAGAACAAAGCGGCAGGGAAGATCTAAATATACAAAATGGTATGATTCAACTTATAAACCTCTAATTTGGCGAGAATATGAGGTACATCATATAAAGCCATTAGCATATGGCGGTTCTAATGATAAAAGAAATTTAATTCCATTAAAAAGAAGCTACCATAGAAGTGTTGTCACCCCTTGGTGGAATGCTTATTAA
- a CDS encoding peptidoglycan-binding protein, whose protein sequence is MALYTIQVTLNNLKENPFFDKVAEGHINTIAKMFGLKSESPSNGANAPSKPRSSKPNNSNRSPNKASGTIATIQRTLNSRYRLNISVDNLFGPQTKGAYVKGLQTELNKQFNRGLTVDGVFGPKTRRACVTVRQGARGNITWILQATLHCKGTSPGAVDGIFGAKTRSAVRTFQRQNNLQVDGIAGPHTWGTLFT, encoded by the coding sequence ATGGCTTTATATACAATTCAAGTGACGCTTAATAACCTGAAAGAAAATCCATTCTTTGACAAAGTGGCAGAAGGGCACATCAATACGATTGCTAAAATGTTCGGGCTTAAGTCTGAATCGCCGTCTAACGGGGCAAACGCACCAAGTAAGCCTAGATCATCAAAACCTAACAACTCAAACAGATCACCAAACAAAGCGTCTGGCACAATCGCCACGATCCAGCGTACACTTAACAGCCGTTACCGTTTGAATATATCAGTCGATAACTTGTTTGGACCTCAAACAAAAGGCGCATATGTCAAAGGATTACAAACAGAACTTAATAAACAGTTTAACCGTGGACTTACTGTTGACGGTGTTTTTGGTCCTAAAACACGTAGAGCATGTGTAACAGTACGCCAAGGAGCAAGAGGAAACATCACGTGGATTCTTCAAGCTACCCTACATTGTAAAGGAACAAGTCCAGGAGCTGTAGACGGTATCTTTGGAGCAAAAACAAGAAGCGCTGTCCGTACTTTCCAACGACAGAACAACTTACAAGTGGATGGGATTGCAGGACCGCATACTTGGGGCACATTATTCACTTAA
- the glnA gene encoding type I glutamate--ammonia ligase, with the protein MSKYSREDILRMADEENVRFIRLQFTDLLGIIKNVEIPVDQLTKALDNLMMFDGSSIEGFVRIEESDMYLYPDLDTWVIFPWTPEKGKVARLICDVYSPDGTPFEGDPRGVLKKVLQQAKELGFTDFNIGPEPEFFLFKNDERGEPTLELNDKGGYFDLAPTDLGENCRRDIVLELEDMGFEIEASHHEVAPGQHEIDFKYADAITTCDNIQTFKLVVKTIARKHGLHATFMPKPLFGVNGSGMHANMSLFKDGENAFFDPNTDNQLSETAMQFLGGILKHADAFTAITNPTVNSYKRLVPGYEAPCYIAWSLRNRSPLVRIPSSRGLSTRIEVRSPDPAANPYLAMAAMLAAGLDGVKKKLSPPPETDRNIYAMDLEERQAEGIEALPATLKEAIDALSNNETITNSLGKHALEHFIEAKEIEWDMFRTQVHPWERDQYLQTY; encoded by the coding sequence ATGAGTAAGTATTCTAGAGAAGACATTTTACGCATGGCAGATGAAGAAAATGTAAGGTTTATTCGACTACAATTCACAGATTTACTAGGTATTATTAAAAATGTTGAAATTCCTGTTGATCAGTTAACTAAAGCGTTAGACAATTTAATGATGTTTGATGGATCTTCAATTGAAGGATTTGTTCGTATTGAAGAGTCAGATATGTATCTTTACCCTGACCTTGATACATGGGTCATCTTCCCGTGGACGCCTGAAAAAGGGAAAGTGGCGCGATTAATTTGTGACGTATACAGTCCTGATGGAACACCCTTTGAAGGCGACCCTCGCGGTGTGTTGAAAAAGGTGCTTCAACAAGCGAAAGAGCTTGGTTTTACAGATTTCAATATCGGACCTGAACCTGAATTCTTCTTATTCAAAAATGATGAACGGGGTGAGCCGACCCTGGAGCTGAATGATAAAGGTGGTTATTTTGACCTTGCACCAACGGACTTAGGGGAAAACTGTCGTCGTGATATCGTATTAGAGCTTGAAGATATGGGCTTTGAAATCGAAGCATCTCACCATGAAGTAGCCCCTGGTCAGCATGAGATTGATTTTAAATATGCTGATGCTATTACAACGTGTGATAACATTCAAACGTTCAAGCTTGTGGTTAAAACTATTGCACGTAAACATGGCCTACATGCGACGTTCATGCCAAAACCATTGTTTGGAGTAAACGGCAGCGGTATGCATGCCAATATGTCCTTATTTAAAGACGGAGAGAATGCGTTCTTCGATCCTAATACTGACAATCAGTTAAGTGAAACAGCCATGCAGTTCTTAGGCGGTATCCTTAAGCATGCCGATGCTTTTACTGCAATCACTAACCCGACTGTTAACTCTTATAAGCGTCTAGTTCCTGGCTATGAAGCACCTTGCTATATTGCCTGGTCATTACGTAACCGTTCACCGCTCGTACGTATTCCATCTTCTCGCGGTCTGAGCACGCGTATCGAAGTACGTAGTCCAGACCCAGCGGCTAATCCATATTTAGCCATGGCTGCTATGTTAGCGGCTGGTCTAGATGGTGTGAAGAAAAAGCTTTCTCCGCCACCTGAAACTGACCGTAACATCTACGCAATGGATCTTGAAGAGCGTCAAGCTGAAGGTATTGAAGCTCTACCAGCTACACTTAAAGAGGCCATTGATGCACTTTCTAACAATGAGACAATTACGAACTCCCTCGGTAAACATGCTCTTGAGCACTTTATTGAAGCGAAAGAAATTGAGTGGGACATGTTCCGCACACAAGTTCACCCTTGGGAGCGCGATCAGTATTTACAAACATATTAA
- a CDS encoding methionine gamma-lyase family protein codes for MADESMLVLQSKFLERNKISETNQAKVLQAFRDHAVSDFHFHASTGYGYDDTGRDTLEHVYAHVFGAEAALVRPQIVSGTHAISTALFAVLRPGEELLYVTGKPYDTLEEVIGVRGQAGSGSLKDFGVLYKDIPLKKGDVDLGEVEKAISSKTKVIGIQRSKGYADRPSLSIAKIREVINTVKKIKEDVIVFVDNCYGEFVEMEEPPEVGADLTAGSLIKNPGGGLAKSGGYIVGKKALINLCGNRLTAPGIGLEGGANLNTLRDMYQGFFLAPHVVNEALKGAIFTSYFLNQLGMITEPRWDDLRTDLIQSVSFSTKEAMIAFCQAIQSASPVDAHVAPQPSYMPGYEDDVIMAAGTFIQGASIELSADGPLRPPYTAYVQGGLTFEHVKLAVTEAASELVRKNLV; via the coding sequence ATGGCTGATGAATCAATGCTCGTTTTACAGAGCAAATTTTTAGAACGGAATAAAATAAGTGAAACGAACCAAGCGAAAGTATTACAAGCATTTAGAGATCATGCTGTGTCAGATTTTCATTTTCACGCATCCACTGGTTATGGTTATGATGACACGGGAAGGGACACGTTAGAACACGTCTATGCCCACGTTTTTGGGGCAGAAGCAGCGCTCGTACGCCCTCAAATCGTGTCAGGAACACATGCGATAAGTACGGCACTCTTCGCTGTGTTACGGCCAGGAGAAGAATTACTATATGTGACGGGCAAACCTTACGATACACTTGAAGAAGTAATTGGTGTAAGAGGGCAAGCTGGTTCAGGCTCATTAAAAGATTTCGGAGTCTTGTATAAGGATATTCCTTTGAAAAAGGGTGACGTGGATTTAGGTGAAGTAGAAAAAGCTATTTCTAGCAAAACAAAGGTCATCGGGATTCAACGATCGAAAGGCTATGCCGACCGCCCCTCACTATCGATTGCTAAGATCCGTGAGGTTATAAATACCGTGAAAAAAATAAAAGAAGACGTGATCGTTTTTGTGGACAACTGTTACGGTGAATTTGTAGAAATGGAGGAGCCGCCAGAAGTTGGTGCTGATTTGACTGCTGGGTCTCTTATAAAAAATCCAGGTGGTGGATTAGCCAAATCAGGTGGCTACATAGTAGGTAAAAAAGCGTTAATAAACTTATGTGGAAACAGGTTGACTGCCCCAGGTATTGGATTAGAAGGTGGTGCGAATTTAAATACGTTACGTGATATGTATCAAGGTTTTTTCCTTGCGCCTCACGTTGTGAACGAAGCATTAAAAGGGGCGATCTTTACCTCGTATTTTCTAAATCAACTTGGTATGATAACTGAGCCAAGATGGGATGATTTACGAACTGACCTCATTCAATCTGTCTCCTTTTCAACTAAGGAAGCTATGATTGCGTTTTGTCAGGCAATTCAAAGTGCATCACCTGTTGATGCTCATGTGGCACCACAGCCGAGCTATATGCCAGGTTATGAAGATGATGTTATTATGGCTGCTGGTACTTTTATACAAGGGGCCAGTATTGAATTATCGGCAGATGGGCCGCTTCGTCCACCTTATACTGCCTATGTTCAAGGAGGTTTAACGTTTGAGCACGTTAAGCTTGCTGTGACAGAGGCTGCGAGTGAATTAGTTAGAAAAAATCTTGTTTAA
- the hflX gene encoding GTPase HflX encodes MKENRLNVTEESVVLAGVRLKSSNEEDFLYRMEELEALTKTAGGHVKAQLFQSLEHPHRATYLGKGKVEELKALVEEKEADLVIFNDELSPSQLRNLSAQIDSPVIDRTQLILDIFAKRARSREGKLQVELAQLTYILPRLRGQGHILSRLGGGIGTRGPGETQLEIDQRHIRTRMDELRAQLAQIVSHRERYRERRKKNQAFQISLVGYTNAGKSTLLHKLSNTDVYVEDQLFATLDPTTKKLKLPAGIDILMTDTVGFIQKLPTTLIAAFRSTLEEVKEADLILHVVDSSHDDFVNHEKTVYRLIDEMDANHIPVLTVYNKRDLITDDFIATSQGPSILISAHNEFDLDKLKLKIQSVMEEQFVPYMVYLNADEGKWLHRLQSETILVKQTFNEEREHYIVEGYASSDSAIYHELEKRHND; translated from the coding sequence GTGAAAGAAAACCGTTTAAACGTAACAGAAGAATCTGTTGTTCTCGCTGGCGTGAGATTAAAATCTTCAAATGAAGAAGATTTTCTATATCGTATGGAAGAGCTGGAAGCTTTGACAAAAACAGCAGGCGGCCATGTGAAAGCTCAGTTATTTCAAAGCTTAGAACACCCTCATAGAGCTACCTACTTAGGGAAAGGGAAAGTTGAAGAGCTTAAAGCGCTTGTTGAAGAAAAAGAAGCCGACCTCGTTATTTTCAACGATGAGCTTTCCCCTTCTCAATTACGAAATTTATCGGCACAAATAGACAGTCCTGTTATTGATCGTACCCAGCTTATTTTAGATATATTTGCTAAAAGGGCTAGGTCTAGAGAAGGAAAACTTCAAGTAGAACTGGCACAGTTAACGTATATTTTACCAAGACTTAGAGGTCAGGGGCATATTTTGTCCCGCCTCGGTGGTGGTATTGGAACGAGGGGCCCTGGGGAAACACAGCTGGAAATTGATCAACGTCATATAAGGACACGTATGGATGAGTTAAGAGCTCAATTAGCCCAAATTGTCTCTCATCGGGAACGGTACCGTGAACGCAGAAAGAAAAATCAAGCGTTTCAAATTTCCCTTGTAGGCTACACAAATGCAGGAAAGTCAACGTTACTTCATAAATTGTCTAATACTGACGTCTATGTTGAAGACCAATTATTTGCTACACTTGATCCTACTACGAAAAAGCTCAAGCTTCCTGCTGGGATTGATATTCTCATGACAGATACAGTAGGGTTTATTCAAAAACTTCCAACAACTCTAATAGCTGCCTTTCGTTCTACTCTTGAGGAAGTAAAAGAGGCAGATTTAATTTTACATGTGGTAGACAGCTCTCATGATGATTTTGTTAACCATGAGAAAACCGTTTACCGATTAATAGATGAAATGGACGCTAATCACATACCCGTTCTAACAGTGTATAATAAAAGGGATCTTATTACCGATGATTTTATTGCAACCAGCCAGGGGCCTTCTATATTGATAAGTGCTCATAATGAGTTTGATTTGGACAAGCTCAAGCTTAAAATCCAAAGTGTGATGGAAGAACAATTCGTGCCATATATGGTTTATTTAAATGCAGATGAAGGGAAATGGTTGCACCGTTTGCAGAGTGAAACAATTTTAGTGAAACAAACATTTAATGAAGAACGTGAACACTATATAGTAGAAGGTTATGCGTCCTCCGACTCTGCTATTTACCACGAATTAGAAAAAAGACATAACGACTAA
- a CDS encoding AAA family ATPase, with product MVQSARLNKRGQINVVIKSENKIATEGLIQQSDPPAFKGHKEYHAIMKEFDRYVGLDMMKSFVREMYAWLYLNTIREAKGLKTSRQALHMVFKGNPGTGKTTVARLIAKLLKDMNVLEKGHLLEVERADLVGEYIGHTAQKTRDLVEKAMGGILFVDEAYSLARGGEKDFGKEAIDTLVKIMEDRQHNFVLILAGYPKEMDHFLQLNPGLPSRFPMVVTFPNYTSDELLEMLHQMAKERDYHISPGAVDYVQELLVISKDYERKQFSNGRFIRNLLEKAIRMQAVRLMHQGNYNQESLLTLMKVDFTKAFQKIMIE from the coding sequence TTGGTTCAGTCTGCCAGATTAAATAAACGAGGACAAATCAATGTGGTAATTAAATCAGAGAATAAAATAGCGACTGAAGGTCTTATACAGCAGAGTGATCCACCTGCTTTTAAAGGCCACAAGGAATACCACGCTATTATGAAAGAATTTGATCGTTATGTAGGGTTAGACATGATGAAATCTTTCGTTCGCGAAATGTACGCGTGGCTTTATTTAAACACGATTAGAGAAGCGAAAGGGTTAAAAACAAGCCGTCAAGCACTGCATATGGTTTTTAAAGGAAACCCTGGTACTGGAAAAACAACGGTAGCTAGGTTAATTGCTAAACTTCTTAAAGATATGAATGTCCTTGAAAAAGGGCATCTCCTTGAAGTGGAGCGTGCGGATCTTGTTGGTGAGTATATCGGTCATACTGCCCAGAAAACCCGTGACTTAGTTGAAAAGGCCATGGGAGGCATATTGTTTGTTGATGAAGCTTATTCGCTTGCTCGTGGCGGTGAAAAAGACTTTGGCAAAGAAGCAATTGATACACTCGTGAAAATCATGGAAGATCGGCAACACAATTTTGTATTAATTCTTGCAGGTTATCCAAAAGAAATGGATCATTTTCTACAATTAAATCCTGGGTTACCGTCTAGGTTCCCAATGGTAGTGACATTTCCAAATTACACATCAGATGAACTGTTGGAGATGTTACATCAAATGGCAAAAGAGAGAGACTATCATATTAGTCCAGGGGCTGTTGACTATGTTCAAGAATTACTTGTGATTTCTAAAGACTATGAACGAAAGCAGTTTAGCAACGGCCGTTTTATCCGAAATCTGTTAGAAAAAGCCATTCGTATGCAGGCAGTAAGATTGATGCATCAAGGCAACTATAATCAGGAAAGCTTATTAACACTTATGAAAGTAGATTTTACGAAGGCTTTTCAAAAAATAATGATAGAGTGA
- the hfq gene encoding RNA chaperone Hfq yields MKQQSVNIQDQFLNQLRKENIPVTVFLLNGFQLRGQVKSFDNFTVILDTDGKQQLVYKHAISTFSPQRNVQLNQDNKS; encoded by the coding sequence ATGAAACAACAATCTGTCAATATCCAAGATCAATTCTTAAATCAATTAAGGAAAGAAAACATTCCTGTGACTGTTTTTCTTTTGAACGGTTTTCAGCTTAGAGGCCAGGTGAAAAGCTTTGATAATTTTACAGTCATTCTCGATACGGATGGCAAACAGCAACTCGTTTATAAACATGCGATTTCTACTTTTTCCCCACAACGCAATGTTCAACTAAACCAAGACAATAAGTCATAG
- the miaA gene encoding tRNA (adenosine(37)-N6)-dimethylallyltransferase MiaA, whose amino-acid sequence MINHKPLVVLVGPTAVGKTALSIRLAKRFHGEIVSGDSMQVYRGMDIGTAKITHQEMAGIPHHMLDIVNPDDPFSVADFQAEAKRAINSLHNQNKLPLLVGGTGLYVNAVMYNYHFSEAQGDPVFRDKMEIYAQEHGKDALHNKLQTIDPVSYRELHPNNMRRVIRALEVYHLTGKPLRSNENEPQSSSYSPIVIGLTMERELLYDRINERVDMMVETGLFEEVEQLYKAGYRHCQSMQAIGYKEIMAYYNGELTKEAAIDLLKRNSRRFAKRQLTWFRNKMTIHWFNMTDEREKREKEIEDFLAGKLL is encoded by the coding sequence ATGATAAATCACAAGCCACTAGTTGTTTTGGTAGGCCCTACGGCTGTAGGGAAGACAGCCCTTAGTATACGGTTAGCTAAAAGGTTTCATGGCGAAATCGTCAGTGGTGATTCTATGCAAGTTTATCGTGGGATGGATATTGGAACCGCTAAAATAACGCATCAAGAAATGGCAGGAATCCCCCATCATATGCTTGATATTGTTAATCCTGACGACCCTTTCTCAGTCGCTGATTTTCAAGCGGAAGCTAAACGTGCCATAAACTCACTTCATAACCAGAATAAACTACCACTACTCGTAGGGGGAACAGGCCTCTACGTCAATGCTGTTATGTATAATTATCACTTTTCTGAAGCACAAGGGGACCCTGTATTCAGAGATAAAATGGAGATATACGCACAGGAACACGGTAAAGATGCTTTACATAATAAACTTCAAACAATAGATCCAGTTAGTTATCGTGAGCTGCATCCAAATAATATGAGGCGAGTTATAAGAGCCCTCGAAGTTTATCATTTAACAGGGAAGCCACTCAGGAGTAATGAAAATGAACCTCAATCAAGTTCGTATTCACCAATTGTTATTGGCTTAACTATGGAACGAGAATTGCTTTACGATCGAATTAATGAACGAGTGGATATGATGGTTGAGACCGGCTTATTTGAAGAAGTAGAACAACTTTATAAGGCGGGCTATCGCCATTGTCAATCAATGCAAGCCATTGGCTATAAAGAAATTATGGCTTATTACAATGGTGAATTGACGAAAGAGGCTGCTATCGATCTGTTAAAACGAAATTCTCGACGTTTTGCTAAACGTCAATTAACATGGTTTAGAAATAAAATGACGATTCATTGGTTTAATATGACAGACGAAAGGGAAAAAAGGGAAAAGGAAATTGAAGATTTTTTAGCAGGAAAGTTGTTATAA
- a CDS encoding class I SAM-dependent methyltransferase, with amino-acid sequence MTLKGIVTTPGRTSCHVMAKAERIANEWGLPFERRHKRPISLLKKTFSTTIFVVSHDRIEAYHPHRDDPLFFHPNSAMFRAKHWMKHGSDPLIDACGLQKGDRVVDATLGLGADAQLASMAVGEAGKVIALETSEVISLIVKEGLASYKSAFMPLNDAMRRITVLNCAHLEWLLKEPDNSVDVIYFDPMFEYKVNDADGVTPLRIYANYEPLTPSVIQEATRVARKRVVLKDHFRSERFEAFRFNVQRRPSATYHFGIIECQERVE; translated from the coding sequence ATGACTCTAAAAGGAATTGTCACAACACCGGGGCGGACTTCATGTCATGTTATGGCAAAAGCAGAAAGAATTGCGAATGAATGGGGACTTCCATTCGAAAGACGTCATAAACGGCCCATTAGCTTATTAAAAAAGACCTTTAGCACGACGATCTTTGTCGTCTCACATGACCGGATTGAGGCTTATCATCCACATCGTGATGACCCGTTATTTTTTCATCCAAATAGTGCCATGTTTAGGGCTAAGCATTGGATGAAACATGGAAGCGATCCACTTATTGACGCTTGTGGCCTTCAAAAAGGTGATCGAGTCGTTGATGCTACGTTAGGATTGGGGGCTGACGCCCAACTGGCGAGCATGGCAGTTGGTGAAGCTGGTAAAGTCATAGCACTTGAGACGTCAGAGGTGATTTCTCTTATTGTAAAAGAGGGACTGGCGTCGTATAAATCAGCTTTTATGCCCCTTAATGATGCGATGAGACGGATTACGGTTTTAAATTGCGCCCATTTAGAGTGGTTACTTAAGGAACCTGATAATAGCGTGGACGTGATATATTTTGACCCAATGTTTGAGTATAAAGTAAACGATGCAGACGGTGTTACCCCTTTACGCATCTATGCTAATTATGAGCCTTTAACGCCTTCTGTTATTCAGGAAGCAACGAGGGTGGCGCGAAAAAGGGTCGTCTTAAAAGATCATTTTCGCAGCGAGCGCTTTGAAGCGTTTAGGTTTAACGTGCAGAGACGACCATCTGCCACATACCATTTTGGAATCATTGAATGCCAAGAGAGAGTAGAGTGA
- the mutL gene encoding DNA mismatch repair endonuclease MutL — MAKIFQLNDHLSNKIAAGEVVERPASVVKELVENAIDANSRVIRVDIEEGGFTSIRVLDDGDGIESDDVETAFDRHATSKIKYDQDLFRIKTLGFRGEALPSIASVSRLLIKTSTGHQEGYEMALEGGRITHRNTTAPRKGTEIVVTDLFFNTPARLKYLKTIHTELGHISDVLNRMALSHPNVSFILTHNEKTLLQTTGNGDLKRVIAAIYGSSVAKKLIKVSAESLDFTVKGFVAKPEITRSNRSYMSTILNGRYVRNYPLMKSIQQGYHTLLPIGKFPLAILHIDMNPILLDVNVHPSKLEVRISKEAQLQELVVTMIQDAFKQVQLIPDMTKPARVSHPKSEQVPFIFEHETTGEESRPSEEKKEESFLTDDRETDGDTAMTVHETRASSHPDTSVTHTNTRRPLVDKNVEAKHEGELADNEGRTERGLGATIDNAPDNTSDTEVPVLYPIGQLHGTYILAQNDQGLYMIDQHAAQERIKYEYFRDKLAEADTRVQDLLVPLTFEMTAAEEALINEYHDVLKQVGLFLEPFGTKTYIVRSCPVWFPEGEEEGIIADMLEQLKNERTIHIGKLREEAAILMSCKAAIKANRHLTKDEMFQLLETLRTCHEPYTCPHGRPIMIHYSTYEIERLFKRIM; from the coding sequence AACTGAATGATCACTTATCCAACAAAATAGCAGCGGGTGAAGTAGTTGAACGACCAGCTTCAGTCGTGAAAGAACTGGTGGAAAATGCGATAGACGCCAATAGTCGTGTGATTCGTGTGGATATAGAAGAAGGGGGCTTTACATCGATTCGCGTTCTTGATGACGGCGATGGCATTGAAAGTGATGATGTAGAAACAGCTTTTGACAGGCATGCTACGAGTAAAATTAAATATGATCAAGATTTGTTCCGGATTAAAACACTCGGTTTTCGGGGAGAAGCCCTTCCTAGTATTGCATCAGTGTCTAGACTCCTGATAAAGACAAGTACTGGCCATCAAGAGGGATATGAAATGGCTCTTGAAGGGGGGCGTATCACACATCGGAACACAACGGCTCCCCGTAAAGGCACAGAGATCGTTGTGACAGATTTATTCTTCAATACACCAGCTCGGTTAAAATATTTAAAAACGATTCATACAGAGCTTGGACACATATCAGATGTATTAAATAGAATGGCCCTTTCTCACCCTAATGTATCATTTATTTTAACTCATAACGAAAAAACATTACTCCAAACGACGGGAAATGGTGATCTAAAACGGGTGATAGCTGCCATTTATGGCTCGTCGGTAGCTAAAAAACTCATCAAGGTTTCGGCTGAATCACTTGATTTCACAGTAAAGGGCTTTGTTGCAAAGCCTGAAATTACCCGGTCTAACAGGTCTTACATGTCCACGATCTTAAATGGGCGCTATGTGAGAAATTATCCGCTCATGAAATCAATTCAACAAGGTTATCATACACTTTTACCTATTGGGAAATTCCCTCTCGCCATTTTACACATTGATATGAATCCCATTCTGTTGGATGTGAATGTACATCCTTCTAAGCTAGAAGTGCGAATTAGTAAGGAGGCGCAGTTGCAAGAGTTAGTAGTTACGATGATTCAAGATGCGTTTAAACAGGTGCAACTCATTCCTGATATGACCAAGCCAGCGCGAGTATCTCACCCAAAATCTGAACAAGTACCATTCATTTTTGAACATGAAACAACAGGGGAAGAGTCACGCCCTTCTGAAGAGAAAAAAGAGGAAAGTTTCTTAACTGATGACCGGGAAACGGATGGAGATACAGCTATGACAGTCCACGAAACACGGGCATCATCGCACCCTGACACTAGTGTGACACATACAAATACTCGCCGTCCTCTAGTTGATAAAAACGTTGAAGCCAAGCATGAGGGGGAACTAGCTGACAATGAAGGTAGGACAGAGCGAGGGCTGGGCGCTACCATTGATAATGCACCAGATAACACATCTGATACTGAGGTGCCGGTCCTTTATCCCATCGGTCAACTGCATGGCACGTATATTCTTGCACAAAATGATCAAGGATTATATATGATTGATCAACACGCTGCACAAGAACGTATTAAATACGAGTACTTTCGCGATAAACTTGCTGAAGCAGATACTCGGGTGCAAGATTTACTAGTACCACTGACGTTTGAAATGACGGCGGCTGAAGAAGCGTTAATTAATGAGTATCATGATGTATTAAAACAAGTTGGTCTTTTCTTAGAACCTTTTGGCACGAAAACGTATATAGTGAGATCCTGCCCTGTTTGGTTTCCTGAAGGAGAGGAAGAAGGAATAATAGCTGATATGCTAGAACAATTAAAAAATGAGCGAACCATTCATATTGGGAAATTAAGAGAGGAAGCGGCTATTTTAATGTCGTGTAAAGCAGCGATAAAAGCAAATCGACATTTAACGAAGGATGAGATGTTCCAGCTCCTTGAAACCTTACGTACATGTCATGAACCGTACACGTGCCCGCATGGCCGCCCTATTATGATACATTACTCCACTTATGAAATTGAAAGACTGTTTAAACGAATTATGTAA